The genomic region CACCATGCGACGAACGACCTCGGAGATCCGGCCCGACGCACCGCCGCGGGTCAGCGGTTCCCCGTAGTCCTTGGTCAGCCCGGTGTAGCAGACGCCGAGGTCGGGATCGCACTCGAACGCCTCGACTTGGCGTTCGAGCTTGTCGGGATGCCACCGGTCGTCTGAGTCGACGAACGCGACGATCCGCCCGTTGGCGGCCTCGATGCCGGCGTTCCGGGCGCTGCTCACACCGCCGGGTTCGTCCCTCGTGAGGAGTTCGATCCGTTCGTCGTCGAACGACCGGACGACTTCGACGGTACCGTCGCTCGACCCGCCGTCGACGACGATCAGCACCAATTTCTCGTACGTTTGGCTAAGGACGCTCTCGACGGCGTCGCCGACGACCGGCGCGCGCCCGTACACCGGGAGGACGACGCTGACGAGCA from Natronoarchaeum mannanilyticum harbors:
- a CDS encoding glycosyltransferase family A protein, whose protein sequence is MLVSVVLPVYGRAPVVGDAVESVLSQTYEKLVLIVVDGGSSDGTVEVVRSFDDERIELLTRDEPGGVSSARNAGIEAANGRIVAFVDSDDRWHPDKLERQVEAFECDPDLGVCYTGLTKDYGEPLTRGGASGRISEVVRRMVVPTYTSTLAVRSEAFEAVGGFDEALPCFEDWDLCLRLVRDYEFRYLDESLVVKGTGGDNISAEPARLATAVKRAVDRLRTATDGTA